The following are encoded together in the Vigna unguiculata cultivar IT97K-499-35 chromosome 2, ASM411807v1, whole genome shotgun sequence genome:
- the LOC114172974 gene encoding LOB domain-containing protein 36-like produces MSSSSNSPCAACKFLRRKCTQECVFAPYFPPDNPQRFAYVHKVFGASNVAKLLNELSASQRDDAVKSLAYEAEARLRDPVYGCVGLISVLQHRLRQIQVELNNAKKELATYIGPQAFQGLPAPILQQHPNNPFSGSLYGNMAGVTAASHGGQLMIRDGQSPQQHQILEAQQLAAAVAAREQQEMFRSYEHQQQQEFLRFSGGFDVGSASSAGGFSQISPAAASADQLSPSLALGSFDNAYHMQQPQQGEPHPHNIPFEAQLLLPPQQKQSPQHTQQSQLPFHQPQSESEDCKSLGPSC; encoded by the coding sequence ATGTCATCATCATCGAATTCGCCGTGCGCGGCGTGCAAGTTTCTGAGGCGAAAGTGCACGCAGGAGTGCGTGTTCGCACCGTACTTTCCGCCGGACAACCCTCAGAGGTTCGCTTACGTGCACAAGGTTTTCGGGGCCAGCAACGTGGCCAAGCTTCTCAATGAACTCAGCGCCTCGCAGCGAGACGACGCCGTAAAGTCCCTCGCTTACGAGGCCGAGGCGCGTCTCAGGGACCCCGTCTACGGCTGCGTGGGCCTCATCTCCGTCCTACAACACAGGCTCAGACAGATCCAGGTGGAACTCAACAATGCAAAGAAGGAACTCGCAACATACATCGGTCCCCAAGCTTTTCAAGGCTTACCAGCCCCCATTCTCCAGCAGCACCCAAACAACCCTTTTTCCGGTTCCCTGTATGGCAACATGGCGGGCGTGACGGCAGCCAGTCACGGCGGGCAGCTGATGATTCGCGACGGCCAGTCGCCGCAGCAGCATCAGATCTTGGAGGCCCAGCAGTTGGCTGCGGCTGTGGCGGCGAGGGAGCAGCAGGAGATGTTCAGGAGTTACGAGCATCAACAGCAGCAGGAGTTCCTTCGGTTCAGTGGTGGGTTCGATGTGGGTTCGGCTTCTTCTGCTGGTGGGTTCAGCCAGATATCCCCAGCTGCTGCTTCCGCTGATCAGTTGTCTCCTTCGTTGGCTTTGGGATCCTTCGATAACGCTTATCACATGCAGCAGCCACAGCAGGGAGAGCCTCATCCTCACAACATTCCTTTCGAGGCTCAGCTTCTGCTCCCTCCACAGCAGAAGCAATCGCCGCAACACACCCAGCAGTCCCAACTCCCCTTTCACCAGCCACAGTCTGAAAGCGAGGATTGTAAGAGTCTTGGTCCATCCTGTTGA